The nucleotide window CAATCCACAATAGGGAACTGTCCTTGGGTTCAGGCTGTGGAAAGGGTATAGCCAGAGTAGTTGACCTGGGCCACTTCTTCATGTAACCTACTTGTGCCTACATGAAAAGCTAGAAATATCTGTGCACTTTGACAGCTCCTTCCCCCAAGGCTGTGGCCACCTTGTTACTTTCCTTAGAGCTACTAGGTCTCTTGTTaagaaaaaatagacagaatctaagaaaaaatagacagaattGCCCTGCTAAAAGGCTTCACATTAAAGAACAAATAGGTTTCAGATGTAACTTTTCAATAAAGGAACACGCCTTGTAATGACTGTTCTCAAGAATAACTTCTCATGTCTCTGGTAAGTTATTATATGGAAAGAGAAAGGTTTAAAGTCCATACAAATTCTGAGGGTCTAAGAAAATGATCACAGGTGTGTAAGTGCAAGGTGTAAAGGTATAAGAAGGAAATTTAAGGCGTGTGAGGACTGGGAATTGTTTCAgaattctttcctcttctatgcTGCTGTTGCATTAAGATTTCAAAAGTTCAGCGTTTTAACATTGATCAATGGAGTTCTGATAAGCTGGCACAGTACTTCATTCattcacaagctcaagattttaagtatttgttttctaaatatagaCTTAAAGGTGATTCTCATCAGGCTAAAATTATCTCGTCCAATCAATATATCTGACTCTCTGGACAAAGGAAAAAATGTTCATGTTTTTTAATCCAAGCCTATATAGTTTTTGATGGTACCCAAAGGTGTGAGCCTACTTCAGATATTTTACAATGTGGATTCCAGTAATGATTAATGCTAACATATCTagaaattttactttttgtgAGCTAAAAATTCATGTAAGCTTCATGGGATTAAAGAGGTCATATGACCTGGATCCACCTGTCACAGGTCAATGGACTCCTGATAAGTACAGTCTGAGTTCCCCCACCTGTCTATTCCTGAGGATGGGATCCCTCCGCTAGTCTTGGGGCTCTTTCCCTTCCCTAATTACTAGGACTATGGGCCTGAAAGTTACAAATGCACGGTTTTCCTCTAAGTtcctaaattttaacttctgtccCCAGTCTCTATTTGTTCCAGCAGATTTCCACTAGGCTGACAGACACCATCCAGCAAGCACGTGTGGACTGCAAGTTGTTGAGCTCTGGACTTGCTGAAAGCTGATGCGAACCAGTCCAGCTGATGAGATTGTTCCCCATCTCTTCAGCTGGGGCAGGGTACCAGGTGATTCTGCTGAGCGCTCCATTTCCCAGCCTTTGACTAGCATTTCAGCTTTCCTAGTTCCTGACGAGTATGTCCTAGTTTCAGCCAGAAGATAATATacatccttccctcccctccacaggTGAAATACTAAGTCAAAATTCCCTGGCATAGGAGACAAAATGACTACTTATATTGCCAATTGGCATACTAGGAAAATGGGCACAGATTTATCAACAAGAAGATTTGTTAACTGAAATAGTTCCACAGTATGATAGGGCATTCGGCCTGATTTGTACAAAACAAATATGTATTATACATccttaagaaaaattatttctatacAAATCATCCAGGATTATAATCTGGACacataaaaaattacaaaaggagaCATTAGATGAACGACTGGGACCCCATCAATTTCCAGGTTCCTTCTAGGTAATAATTCTGATGTCAGCCACCACAGAGCATTTGGCCCTTATGTTTCTGctttcaaatttggctcaaagtTGGGGTTTGTTCCAATTAGTAAAAGTTACCTTGGTTGAAAGGCACAGACCAGTTACATAAGACACTACTATCCCTGTGAATATTCCACTCCAGCTTTTCCTGGATCCTGGTTCACTAGTCCACCCTATTGTGCCCTATCACCTTGAGAAATGCCCTCTTGATGTCCTTGTTCCTCAGACTGTAGACCACCGGGTTAAGCAAGGCTGTGAAGGCATTGTAAAACAGTGAGATCTGCTTGTCTCGCTCAGGAGAGTAGCTGGAGTTGGGCCTCATGTAGATATAAGAGGCCGGACCATAGAAGAGTGTGACCACAGTTaggtgggaggcacaggtagAAAAGGCCTTGAAACGGGCTTGGGTAGACTTGATCTTGAGAATTGCTATGGCAATATGAACGTAGGAGGCCACTATGAGGGAAATTGGGGTAACAACCACAAAAACACTCAAGATCAGGTCTACCATCTCAATGAGGTGGGTATCCATGCAAGCCAGACTACGCACTGAAGGGCCTTCACAGAAATAGTGGTTGACTTTGTTGGGCCCACAATATGGCAGACTCATGGTGAAGAATGTATGTAACAAAGCAGACAGGAAACCACAGACTAAAGACCCAGATGCCAACCGTACGCACAGTCCCCAGTTGAGGATGACAGTGTAACGAAGTGGGTAGCaaatggccacatatctgtcataAGCCATGACAACAAACAAGGTACACTCAGTAGTAGCCAGAGCACCAAACACATACATCTGCATCCAGCAGCCAGCAAAGGAGATGGTGTGAGAGTGAGCAAGAAGATGCACCAACATCTGGGGCATAGTGGTGGTGACATAACCCATATCCAACATGGCAAGTAtacagaggaagaagtacatgggagtgtgcagatgtgtgtccaGGCAGATCAGCAGGATGATGAGCCCATTGCCCATGACTGAGCTCAGGTAGATGAGAAGGAACACAATGAAGAGGATGTGGTTGGTCGTGGGGTCACTGGAGAAGCCAAGCAGGATAAACTCAGAAACCCTGGTTTGGTTCTGTCCTGGAATCATCCACATGGTGGAGCCTGGAAGAGAATCACATTCATCCATGAGTCACCTGACACAGGCCAGCTatagaggaagaaatggaagataaatgctggtgagatggctcaaggttaagagcactgaatgctcttctaGGGAATCAGACAGCTCAGAGATgcatgactccagtttcaggggatctgacttcCTTCTTGGACATCCACAGGCCcaacacacacatgatgcacagatatGCACGTAGGCAAATAggtatatacttaaaataaataaaaataatattccttaattaagaaaagaaaggagggtaTGTGGTTCTGAGCATATTGTTCAGTTCTGCCTGTTCTTCTCAAGTTACTGATCCTCCCAATGCCTCAGTCTCTTTGTCTGTAAAATTAGACTGATAACACTCACTTCTCAGGATTATGATGACTATCTAAAGCATGTCACAGAACTCCTGGAAACAGCACATAACACATAACAGGTCATGTGCAGTCTCACATTCTCATCCCAGCTCCAGTTAGCAGAGACGTAGGATCCCCAGAATAAGAGGGCTACCTACACCAACTGAAATGATGAACACTGGGGTCAACtgggagaccctgactcaatgaataaggtgagagcaactgaggaaggaTCCCAGGTCAGtctctggccacacacacacacacacacacacacacacacacacacacacaccacagacatgtGTAAAATACAGAGTAAACAAGTAGATGAAGAAGACAGACCAAATGTCAGTCAGACACAGGCCCAGACACAAATAGTCCTGTGAGTAACACAGTAGGGTCACGTGAGGAATGACTGGAGACATTATAGTCTCCCCCCGGGAATCTGATGGATCGTGTGGATATGTGAGCAGGAAAGTTACTACTTTtttctcttacctccacctctGCACACGAACAATCAATTACAGGTGTGATATTGTTATAAGTGATAAATCTAAAGAAACTACATTTTTCAGATTCAATTTAGATAAATATATCTATCATTTTAGGGGAAGCAAAGGtaagatttctttaaaagaacattttcctTCAAGGAAAAAGTAACGGTAATCtagaataagcaaaaaaaaaatactcaaaatatttatacaaaacttaaaaaaccagaaacataacaacagatgtTCCAGTAGATCAGTGAGCTGTATTTAAAGAGCATTTCAAAGGCAGCTGTCCAGTGAGCACTGAGGAGGCCGAGGTTCTCAGCATCATTACATCTGGATATTGCAAAGAACAGCACAGCACCAACGCCCACCTCCTCTTCTCAGTCTCACATCATCACACCCCTACCAGCCTGGCTACAATAACAGTTATCTACTAGTGACTAGAATAACTAGATCCAAATGAAGAGTAAATGAAATGATCCCTTTAGTGTGTGCCTGGTTGTACTCCCTAAAGTTGAACACATTGCCCAGCAATATAAATATCAACTGTACTTCTGAAACAATATGtaagcacatagacacatacgAATACATGctcaagaaaagaaatgtaagGGAAATTTCTAAACACTGCTCACAATAGTATAAACTAGGATGCCACTCATGTTAACCAGCAAGACAATGACTATGGTGGGAATTGTTTTTGATGGGAGTAGAAATATGAGACTTCAAAACATCTTCAATCTCCAACTTCCCTGTCCTATCCCCCCTCCTGACCAGTCTACTGCTCATAACCCTCACGGCTGTCCTTCCTTTCCACCCAGGTCAGGAGCCCATCATCCCTCACGGCATTTCTGCACCAGTGTCTCCatgtgcctcctgcctctgcattttCCTCCAACAcattctttagtttttctttaactgttaaaaattattttcatataatgtactttgatcttatccctcccctcctccaaatTCTTCCAGACCCTCTCCACATAACTTTATGCTTTTCTgtactattttaaaaacatattaaactacagaaattaaagaaaaaaacctaaaagcaaaacaaaaatatccaacGGAAACCAAATCCCTGGAGTCAGTCTCCTGTTGCTTAGCTGCTCCTGAACATGCTTCCAGGAGTAGAGTGTCATTGATTAGCACACTCCAGTTTACTGGAGAAACTGATTGTCCTCTTCCTGACAGGGATCAAAtgcaaataatttcttctttatgGGCAGAACtttgtctccacttccctttctcagtgctgggcATTTTCTTCCTCAACATGTTCTTCATGTTTCATGCAGGGGTTTTTCAAAGTTTTCCCTTTTGCTCCTATCTGGACTGCCAAAAGCCTTTAATGAGCTCCCATGCCTGCCATTTGAGGCCTGCTTCTGGCGCACAGACTCtgaagtggggaggagaagaaggttAAGTCTTCACATTATCTATCTAGTTGAGCTTATGGAGACTCAGCACAGGTCAGAGCCCTCCTAGGACAGAGCTGGATGGCTAGTCACAGACCAGCTCTCATGAGGAGATTTCCTCTGGTGTCTGAGTGTGGGAGGCCCTGGGATGTACTGAACATAGAAAGATCCGAGGTAAGAGAATTCAAGGTTTGATTTCTATGACATAGGGACACCATTTAGGGATCTGCAGCTAGTTATGGTTACTTCGCTTACAGTGTACCAGCAGGAAGGTGACCCAATTCCATGAGCCCTGGACTCACAGATAAAGACATCAGGATTGAGTAACAGGTCAGAAAAATCTGCATGTATTAGCCGCAACCTACAAAGCGCAAATCTGGAAGGTTTAGGATCAGGTGTCCTAGAATATACTTGAATACATAGCAAAATTAAGCCAAGCTAGGCTAGAGTAGACTAACCACCGACCTTCCAGcagcaaattaaaacaaatatgatTTCCCTGTCCACAAAGATCATTCAGCTGTAATTCTGTGGTGTGTGAGAACTCCTTTAAAGACATTGAGGATCACTGCTGTCTCAGGGATATGGCTTTCGACTTCACTTGGGATCTTTGAGCTCAGGACTCCATATTCTTTATCAACATGATTGGGAACAGAAAATCTATCTGTACATATTTATTatcaggaggaaggaagaaagaagtaagGACGCAaggttgagaaaaagaaaaaaaagggcagGCAATGTGGGAAGAGGTCTGGGGAGTTTGAGATGTGTGCACAGAGGATCTGGAGATGGATGGTTAGGCTAATTATTACCTCTAGACCCACTTTCCTGAACCCCACCTACAAGCTAAACACCAGTGACCACTTTACCGCTTGTAAATCCAGGGAAGGTGTCACTGATGGTGGTTTCTAGATGTTAAGAGGAGGCCCCATAAAACAACTGATTACTGATTCTTGGCAGCTCAGTCTCCAGAAATATTCCAAGGTGCTGTAGAGTTTAAGGGACTGAGTCTTTCACTTCCTCTGCGAGTAGGCCAGCCCTGGATCCAAAAGATGGCCCCTATAAAATCCCACTTAACAAAGACAAGCTCAGACATCTTCACCTCTTCCCATTGGGACCAGTTGTTGAGGTTTTATGACCCTGCCTCCTCTCTGAGCTTCCCCAGGAGTGATGGGAAAGGGCCATTTCTCTTCCCAGTAGGGATGCTAAGATGATTCCTGGATGCTGTCAACAAGAGCACTACAGGGAGACCCTTGGGGACAGAACAGGAGGAGACAACCCACAGGGGGAGTAATGGTGACCTGTTCCCTTTTCTAGACTAATTGGGGACTAAGAGCAGCTCAGAGAAGAGAAGTGGGATCTGGTCACCTGGTTACACAGGTTTAGAAATTAAGTTCTCATTTTGATTCCTCTTTTGCTGCCCAAACCCTGAACCCTGACACTCAGTGAGTCCATATTTGAGTCACagtcctcttccttcctcagctaCCTTGTGGCAATCCCAGTCCTCTCTGCTTAGCTATGTAGTATCTGAGCTAGTTACCCAGTCACTCTGGTGCTAATGAAGAGTCATCAATAATGGGGCCGGAGGGTGGCTATGAGACAAAGTAGATTTACTGCTTCTGCAGAACACCCAGAATGtttccaagcacacacatggcccatcacaaccatctatatctccagttctagaggatctggtgtgctcttctgacctccccaggAACCACAGATGTATGTGCAAAATGTACATTCATGCAGGAAAAATGctcatataaacaaacaaacaaacagagtcaACCATGACATAGCAATATGGAAGTTAGCACTGACATCCCCATGAAAATGGAGTGAGAAAATGGGGCTCATGTCTTTTAGATACAAATGAGAATTTGGGTCCAAATACATCAAGCTCTGGAGTACATTCTTTGAACTTGCTGTTATTCTGCCTTGGTTGCCTCTTATGTAGAATTCCAATAGTAACTTATGTCCTTTCTAGACTggctagaaaataaaatgtggtgATGTCAGCCCTCTCTCACAAGAGCTGGCCCATGTCCTATGACCTCTGATCTTCATCCCCGcttctgtctgtgtcttggtTTCCCAAGGATTCAGAAGGAGATGACCTGACTAAAAAGACTTCCTGCTGAGAGCAATTGATTGATAAAGGGCTAGAATTCCTGTGAACTGCTCCTTAAACACAGTCAATAGTCAAAGGTAATTATAAAATGACAGTTAAATAAATTGTATTGGAAACAAGACAGTGTGTAAGTATGTGACTCAGCTGTATAGCCTCTGAGTAAATAGAATGCTTGAGGTTAGAGTCTGAATcagagcattaaaaaaaaaaaaagtgaagccaACAAAATCTCTGAGCTCTGCACACCCTGATGAACAACCCCATTTCCCTGTGCTCTGTTTTCTAGTAGTTGTTTAGTGTGGCACCTTTGCTGGTTGAAACTGCTGTTCAGTGTCATGCGTTGCAACCATGACATTGGCCAAGATGGGTGTATTTACACTTTAGTAATTGCCAATCAGCACTGATCAGATGCACCTTGGTCCCTGAAGTGCGATTGCTAAGCCTTGTTCCACAGCTCTAACCTCAGCTCTTCTTACTCCTGTTGTTGATCCTGATTATCTCTGGAAGGCAGTGGAGTCCAGGCAGAACTTCTTCTCCCCCAGGATTGATAAAGAAACACATTTATAGAGAAGCAGACAGAACTGATTGAGCATCATATATCGAAACAACCATCCTGGCTCTGTTGAGTTTAGTCTTAGATATTTTATTATGGATTTTTAAGGATGGGCTCAAGAGAAGAGAGGCACACAGACCATTTGCATTAGACATGGAATTCAGCAACATGGCAGCAAAAGCAGTTCCATAATGAGGACAGAACTTGAAGAAGTGACAAATCCCAAAGTCTCATAGAAAGCGTATTTGGTATCTGGCAAAAGTAAAAGACAGAAGAGTGAACAAAAACCTAGGGTAAGGGAGGAATGATACACCTTTCTGAGCGAAGACTCCAAAAGACAAGCAAACATAACAGAACTCATGGCTGCACCTGAGGGACTGCACACCCTCTCTTTTTAAAGGACTGCAGCACTAAGATATTGTCAAGAATGGGCctacctgggctggagagatgggtcagaggttaagagcattgcctgctcttccaaaggtcctgagttcaattcccagcaaccacatggtggcttacaaccatctgtgatgggatctggtgccctcttctggcctgcagtcatacacacagatagaatattgtata belongs to Microtus pennsylvanicus isolate mMicPen1 chromosome 13, mMicPen1.hap1, whole genome shotgun sequence and includes:
- the LOC142833706 gene encoding olfactory receptor 2A12-like: MDECDSLPGSTMWMIPGQNQTRVSEFILLGFSSDPTTNHILFIVFLLIYLSSVMGNGLIILLICLDTHLHTPMYFFLCILAMLDMGYVTTTMPQMLVHLLAHSHTISFAGCWMQMYVFGALATTECTLFVVMAYDRYVAICYPLRYTVILNWGLCVRLASGSLVCGFLSALLHTFFTMSLPYCGPNKVNHYFCEGPSVRSLACMDTHLIEMVDLILSVFVVVTPISLIVASYVHIAIAILKIKSTQARFKAFSTCASHLTVVTLFYGPASYIYMRPNSSYSPERDKQISLFYNAFTALLNPVVYSLRNKDIKRAFLKVIGHNRVD